The sequence below is a genomic window from Rhizobium gallicum bv. gallicum R602sp.
GCCGTTCGCGTGCCGCGTCGGCGATGTTTCCAACGCGGCCTTCGTGACGGAGCTGCTATCGGGTGTGGAAGCAGTGCTCTCCTGCCTGCCATACCATCTCAATATCGAGCTTGCGCGGGCCGCCCACGTGGCAGGCATCCATTATTTCGACCTGACGGAAGACGTTCCGACCACCAATTTGATCATCGAACTCTCGAAGACGTCGCGTGGCCTGATGGCGCCCCAATGCGGCCTGGCGCCGGGCTTTGTCGGCATCGTTGGTACAAGCCTTGCCGATGGGTTCGACCGCTGCCGCTCGATCCGCATGCGTGTCGGTGCTTTGCCGCAGAACCCGACGGGCTTGTTGGGCTATGCCTTCAACTGGTCGCCGGAAGGCGTCGTCAACGAATATCTGAACGATTGCGAAGTCATCGAAGGCGGTGTGCGCAAGTTCGTCTCGCCGATGGAATGGCATGAGACGATCTATGTCGAGGGCGTCAAGCTTGAAGCCTTCACCACGTCGGGCGGGCTCGGCACGATGTGCGATACGCTGCACGGCAAGGTCGACAATCTCGACTACAAGACGATGCGCTATCCGGGCCATATGGACCTGATGAATTTCTTCTTCCATGAGCTGCTGATGCGGGAGCAGCGAAAACTCGCCGGCGAAATCCTGACCAATGCCAAGCCACCCGTCGACGACGACGTGGTCTATGTCCATGTCGCGGCCGAAGGCACGCAAGCAGGAAGCCTGCGCCGCAAGGAGTTCGTGCGCGCTTATTATCCGATCGAGATTGCCGGCGCGCGCCGCACGGCGATCGCCTGGACGACCTCGGCATCCGTCGTCGCCGTCATCGAAATGGTCCGCGACGGCCTGCTGCCGGCAACTGGCTTCCTGCATCAGGAGCACATCCCGCTCGATGTGTTCCTGCAGACGCCAACCGGAAGCCTGTTCAAGGCGAGCGCCTCAAGTCGCCATTAGCTCTTGAGGCTCGTCCAATAGGCGCCTTCGAAAGGCACCGCGGCAAAACGCTCGTTGATCTCGGCAAGACTTTTTGCCGGATCGACGTCGTCGAAAAGTTCGGGCCTGACCCAGGTTGCCACCGCTTCGGCTGCCAGAATGTTCAGCGGCACGGCATTGAAGAAATTCCACATACCGTGCACTTTGCCTTCGCGAACGGCCTTCAGCGGCGCAAGTGCCGGCATCTTTACCGTTTCGCCGAGCGAGCGCTGGGCTTCTGATGGATCGACGCCGGGACCGATGGAAAAGGCCGTATAGGTGCCGCCGGGTGATCCGGTAGCAATGTAGATATCAGGCTCGGCTGCGAGGATATATTCCGCAGTCACCTGTCCGCCCTGGGGTGGAAGGTTCTTGTCGGCGGCGTTGCGGCCGCCTGAAAGCGTTATCAGTTCTCCGAGCCCGGTGCGGCCGATTGCCCAGCTTCCGCGGACATCGCTTGGAAAGGCATCCATCAGTACGAGAGGGCCGGTGTCCCTCGGCGCCTTGGCTTTGATGCGCTCAAGCCGCGTCTCGAAGAACCTGGCGAAATCTTCGGCTTGCTCATTGCGCTCGAAAATCCGGCCGAGAAGGCGCATGTCGCGCGGCGTGGTCTTCAGCGGGTCGCGATTGAAATCGACAACAACGACCGGCACACCGACGGAGTCGAGATACTGTATCGCACGCTGGCCGAGTTCGCTGTCGGCCTGCCACATCGCCATGATCGCAAGGTCGGCATTGAGCGAGAGCGCCGCCTCGAAGGACAGCCCGTCCGCCTGGCCGTTGCCGACGAAAGGCACGTTCTCGATTGCCGGAAATTTCTTTCGAAAGGCCTCATAGATAAAGGGATTGTCCCCCTTCATGTCATTTGCCCACCCGGCGAGCATGCTGACGGGATCGGGAAGGATCAGCGACAGGGCGACAAGATTGAATCCCGTCCCAAGGATGACGGCTTCCGGCTTTTTCCTGATCGTCACCTTGCGGCCGATCGCATCCGTGATGGTGAGCGGCCACGCGGATTGCGCTTTTGCAACATGCGGAGCACAAAGAACGACGGAAGCCACAGCGAGCAGATTTCGCCGTGTCGTGAGAAACGCGGTCATTGCGGGTTCCTCTGGCTTGGCAATGCGCAGAGTTTGCCGCAGCTTGGAATTCCAGGAAGCATGTATCGAAGGCAGCAGACCTTGCGCCGTGCGACCTGCTCACCCTCTTCATCCAGATAGCTGACGCAGCCGCAAAACGGGTTTACGCCGCCATCCGGCAGGTGGCCGCGCACAAAGAGCGGAAGGTCGGGGCCGTCTGATGGCTCTCCTCCGGTCAGGCGCAATGCATAATCGATATAGACGGCAGCGTTGTTCCAGCAAAGCTTCGCCGAGATGCCGCAGGCCTTCAGCCGCATGACGGCCTCGCCAAGGTGGGTTTCAAGCAGGGGGCCCACGGCCGTGAAACCTTCGGTCTCGACCCCGCTTTCGATCGTGCCGGCATGGGGAACGCCGAAGGCGCGCGGCAGGCCGTTATCCTCCAATGCGATCGTCATCTCTTCGAATCCGACCGGAAGGGCCTGGCCGCCCAGGCGCCGGGCGAGCAAGTAGGGGATCGAAAGCCCGGAAAAATAATAGAGCGACCACATGGAAACCACGGCGCGCCGGTCGCTGCCGCCGGATATTTCCGCATAGCGATCAATCGCGCGCTGAAAGCCTCCGTCCCGGAAAAAAGCAGGCAGTGGCACGCCGCCGGCAAGCTCCTTGCTGATCATCATCTTGTCTCGGCACCAGGCGTGCTCGCCGGAAAAGGCGGGCGATAGGCCAAGCAGCCCGTCCTTAACTGTCATCTCCCGATGCGAGGCACTGGCCATCGGCCTACCAAGTGTAGCGCAGGGTGCCGATCACCGAGCGGCCCTGGTCGCGGTAGCAGAAGCCTGCCGAGCAGACGGGCTCGCGGCGATCGAGTAAATTGGTGGCGTTCACCTGCAGGCTCAGACCGTCGTACTTCTTGTCGAGTGCAGCAAAGTCGTAGCTGACTGCTGCATCGAAAAGCACGCGGGCGCCGTTTTCCGTCGTGTTTTCGT
It includes:
- the fhuF gene encoding siderophore-iron reductase FhuF, translated to MASASHREMTVKDGLLGLSPAFSGEHAWCRDKMMISKELAGGVPLPAFFRDGGFQRAIDRYAEISGGSDRRAVVSMWSLYYFSGLSIPYLLARRLGGQALPVGFEEMTIALEDNGLPRAFGVPHAGTIESGVETEGFTAVGPLLETHLGEAVMRLKACGISAKLCWNNAAVYIDYALRLTGGEPSDGPDLPLFVRGHLPDGGVNPFCGCVSYLDEEGEQVARRKVCCLRYMLPGIPSCGKLCALPSQRNPQ
- a CDS encoding ABC transporter substrate-binding protein, which encodes MTAFLTTRRNLLAVASVVLCAPHVAKAQSAWPLTITDAIGRKVTIRKKPEAVILGTGFNLVALSLILPDPVSMLAGWANDMKGDNPFIYEAFRKKFPAIENVPFVGNGQADGLSFEAALSLNADLAIMAMWQADSELGQRAIQYLDSVGVPVVVVDFNRDPLKTTPRDMRLLGRIFERNEQAEDFARFFETRLERIKAKAPRDTGPLVLMDAFPSDVRGSWAIGRTGLGELITLSGGRNAADKNLPPQGGQVTAEYILAAEPDIYIATGSPGGTYTAFSIGPGVDPSEAQRSLGETVKMPALAPLKAVREGKVHGMWNFFNAVPLNILAAEAVATWVRPELFDDVDPAKSLAEINERFAAVPFEGAYWTSLKS
- a CDS encoding saccharopine dehydrogenase family protein translates to MSFKRIAVLGLGKVGRLAATLLHEGGFEVAGADAQLPQAEVPFACRVGDVSNAAFVTELLSGVEAVLSCLPYHLNIELARAAHVAGIHYFDLTEDVPTTNLIIELSKTSRGLMAPQCGLAPGFVGIVGTSLADGFDRCRSIRMRVGALPQNPTGLLGYAFNWSPEGVVNEYLNDCEVIEGGVRKFVSPMEWHETIYVEGVKLEAFTTSGGLGTMCDTLHGKVDNLDYKTMRYPGHMDLMNFFFHELLMREQRKLAGEILTNAKPPVDDDVVYVHVAAEGTQAGSLRRKEFVRAYYPIEIAGARRTAIAWTTSASVVAVIEMVRDGLLPATGFLHQEHIPLDVFLQTPTGSLFKASASSRH